The following proteins are co-located in the Streptomyces bottropensis ATCC 25435 genome:
- a CDS encoding ATP-binding protein produces the protein MAVPPWHLRDYHDDDLDQAIEIWDQSRQADEDRVFPVSEVMAAAKAGQTAVVAVVGDELVGMAVAQAYGQRGWILLVALASRWRERGIGSALLAELERRLRALGVRHISALLPAHAAGTKALEHSGYQSRDGLTYYEKLEPPGAPNADVLASLGGRMLLGELWDAMAGMEREKQVVERRVVLPLTEPGLADRYGVVPPKAIILFGPPGTGKTSFAKAVASRLGWPFVELFPSRLAADTSEGLATALREAFADLAELDSVLLFIDEVEEIAGVRSGKAVDPGHGVTNELLKLIPVFREHDARLLACATNSVRSLDPAFLRPGRFDYVIPIGPPDPTARAAIWARYLRAAGDSVDLMQLVEASELFTPADIEFAARKGAQAAFEREVAQRKGRPATTDDFMTAIADTRPTLTALAIKEFTEDIEKYSRL, from the coding sequence ATGGCGGTGCCCCCATGGCATCTGCGCGACTATCACGATGACGATCTTGACCAGGCCATCGAGATCTGGGACCAGAGCCGTCAGGCCGACGAGGACCGGGTGTTTCCAGTCTCCGAGGTGATGGCCGCGGCCAAGGCAGGGCAGACGGCGGTGGTCGCGGTGGTCGGCGATGAACTGGTGGGCATGGCCGTGGCGCAGGCCTACGGCCAGCGGGGGTGGATCCTCCTGGTGGCACTCGCCTCCCGCTGGCGTGAACGCGGGATCGGCAGTGCTCTCCTCGCCGAGCTCGAACGGCGCCTGCGGGCCTTGGGCGTGCGCCACATCAGCGCGCTGCTGCCCGCCCACGCCGCCGGCACGAAGGCTCTGGAGCACTCCGGCTACCAGTCCCGCGACGGCCTGACCTACTACGAGAAGCTCGAACCACCCGGAGCCCCCAACGCTGATGTCCTCGCGTCACTGGGCGGCCGGATGCTGCTCGGGGAACTGTGGGACGCCATGGCCGGCATGGAGCGGGAGAAACAGGTCGTCGAACGCCGGGTCGTGCTCCCACTGACGGAGCCTGGGCTGGCCGACCGTTACGGGGTCGTCCCTCCGAAGGCAATCATCCTGTTCGGCCCTCCCGGCACCGGGAAGACCAGCTTCGCCAAGGCGGTCGCCTCCCGGCTCGGCTGGCCGTTCGTGGAGCTCTTCCCCTCCCGGCTCGCGGCCGACACGAGCGAGGGGCTGGCCACGGCGCTGCGGGAGGCCTTCGCGGACCTGGCGGAACTCGACTCGGTGCTGCTCTTCATCGACGAGGTCGAAGAGATCGCCGGCGTGCGGTCCGGGAAAGCGGTCGATCCGGGACATGGGGTGACCAACGAGTTGCTCAAACTGATCCCTGTCTTCCGTGAACACGACGCACGGCTGCTGGCCTGTGCCACCAACTCCGTGCGCTCTCTGGACCCGGCCTTCTTGCGGCCGGGCCGGTTCGACTACGTCATTCCCATCGGCCCACCCGACCCGACCGCCCGCGCGGCGATCTGGGCCCGCTATCTCAGGGCCGCCGGTGACTCGGTGGACCTCATGCAACTGGTCGAGGCCAGCGAGCTGTTCACTCCGGCCGACATCGAATTCGCAGCCCGCAAGGGCGCGCAGGCGGCGTTCGAGCGCGAGGTCGCACAGCGAAAGGGCCGACCGGCCACCACCGATGACTTCATGACCGCCATCGCCGACACCCGGCCGACGCTCACCGCACTGGCGATCAAGGAGTTCACCGAGGACATCGAGAAGTACAGTCGCCTCTGA
- a CDS encoding DUF4291 domain-containing protein: MEEPHRRIRALHTASTITVYQAYSPEIGLPTIRDGRFPAAWKPDRMTWIKPSFMWMMYRSGWGTKEGQETVLAFEITREGFDWALRHACLSHYVRGLHPDRDTWQRDLKRAPARVQWDPERDLHLHPLPYRSLQLVLSGEASSRYADEWIVSISDVTPLAHEIRALVRDGELDSAARLLPQEQEYPASAELLAHLCP; this comes from the coding sequence ATGGAAGAACCGCACCGCAGGATCCGCGCGCTTCACACGGCATCGACGATCACCGTCTACCAGGCGTACTCCCCTGAAATCGGATTGCCCACCATCCGCGACGGCCGTTTTCCCGCCGCGTGGAAGCCTGACCGCATGACGTGGATCAAACCCAGTTTCATGTGGATGATGTACCGCTCCGGCTGGGGCACGAAGGAGGGGCAGGAGACCGTCCTGGCCTTCGAGATCACTCGCGAGGGCTTCGACTGGGCGCTGCGCCATGCCTGCCTGTCGCATTACGTCCGCGGACTGCATCCCGATCGCGACACCTGGCAGCGTGACCTCAAGCGCGCACCGGCCCGTGTCCAGTGGGATCCCGAACGCGATCTACACCTCCATCCCCTGCCGTACCGCTCGCTGCAACTGGTGCTCTCGGGTGAGGCGTCGTCGCGTTACGCCGACGAGTGGATCGTGTCCATCAGCGACGTCACCCCGCTCGCCCACGAGATCCGCGCACTCGTCAGGGACGGCGAACTGGACTCAGCTGCCCGACTGCTCCCCCAGGAACAGGAGTACCCCGCCAGTGCAGAACTCCTGGCCCACCTGTGTCCCTGA
- a CDS encoding DUF3885 domain-containing protein, translated as MRFHSLPSSKRYPESEDEYAIVLDRYNTILDELFADTDVFVVTMDWSNTPTGPAGYPTPRQMLHPDGIRWWTESQQDDPDPDFHTHTRLYIDRRKWERGCVDELLRAVADDALAEVFLTDTELRCIHHPYDGGADVILAMPAERDRVRDRHTNWLSSHPAGL; from the coding sequence GTGCGTTTCCACAGCCTTCCCAGCTCGAAGCGCTACCCGGAGTCCGAGGACGAGTACGCGATCGTGCTGGACCGGTACAACACGATCCTCGACGAGTTGTTCGCCGACACGGACGTGTTCGTGGTGACCATGGATTGGTCGAACACACCGACCGGGCCCGCAGGTTACCCGACGCCACGACAGATGCTGCACCCTGACGGCATCCGCTGGTGGACCGAGTCGCAGCAGGACGACCCCGACCCGGATTTCCACACCCACACACGTCTGTACATCGACCGACGCAAGTGGGAACGCGGCTGCGTCGATGAGCTGTTGCGAGCGGTCGCGGACGATGCACTCGCCGAAGTCTTCCTCACCGACACGGAGCTTCGATGCATCCACCATCCCTACGACGGCGGCGCAGACGTCATCCTCGCCATGCCTGCGGAGCGCGACCGTGTGCGTGACCGACACACAAACTGGCTCTCCAGTCACCCAGCCGGCCTCTGA
- a CDS encoding DUF4291 domain-containing protein yields MTVDAVCEHGLTWIKPSFLWMMYRCGWATKEGQETVLAVEITREGFAWALRHSCLSHYVPELHGDQAEWKRRLRRSSARVQWDPERDLHLNPLPHLSLQLGLTGEAAVRYADEWIVGIEDVTPPAREVHGHVRAGEPGRAAALLPVERPYPVAEDAPGHLR; encoded by the coding sequence ATCACGGTGGATGCAGTCTGCGAACACGGCTTGACCTGGATCAAGCCCTCCTTCCTGTGGATGATGTACCGCTGCGGCTGGGCCACCAAGGAGGGGCAGGAGACCGTGCTGGCCGTGGAGATCACCCGTGAGGGGTTCGCATGGGCGTTGCGGCACTCCTGTCTCTCGCACTACGTGCCCGAACTGCACGGCGATCAGGCGGAGTGGAAGCGCCGGTTGAGGCGGTCGTCGGCGCGGGTGCAGTGGGACCCGGAGCGGGATCTGCACCTCAACCCGCTGCCGCACCTGTCCCTCCAACTGGGGCTGACGGGCGAGGCGGCGGTGAGGTACGCGGACGAGTGGATCGTCGGGATCGAGGACGTGACGCCGCCAGCCCGGGAGGTGCACGGTCATGTGCGTGCGGGGGAACCGGGCCGGGCGGCCGCGTTGTTGCCGGTGGAGCGGCCGTATCCGGTGGCGGAGGATGCGCCGGGTCATCTGCGGTGA
- a CDS encoding DUF6585 family protein, producing the protein MVARNLWDEIPSTVPAAAAERQLGDGRYAFRARTSAVSWWGSFMLLLVTAFCVMMVFVISGESEWTNAILFIVLGGCSFLGAIAVPLAALFRPVTWCAVFADGVVYQYGSRPPIAVSWDEITGCRRHATQHERNGVTMSTTHSVYVQTPAGNFMVSGDTPEAQHLGTLIADGWLAVRSQSAEEDARARLAELGTLLETGGRAAFGPFTVSLAGLEHAGRVLPWEKISEVDLMGSTIHVLVTGERKPAAREPVSDVADSVLFLTVADALRRSARQPAQ; encoded by the coding sequence ATGGTGGCCCGGAACCTCTGGGACGAGATCCCGTCGACAGTGCCGGCTGCGGCGGCGGAGCGACAGCTCGGGGACGGACGGTACGCCTTCCGCGCACGGACGAGCGCGGTGTCCTGGTGGGGCTCCTTCATGCTCCTCCTGGTCACCGCGTTCTGCGTGATGATGGTCTTCGTCATCAGCGGGGAGAGCGAGTGGACCAACGCGATCCTCTTCATCGTCCTCGGCGGATGCAGCTTCCTCGGGGCGATCGCCGTTCCACTGGCCGCACTGTTCAGGCCCGTCACCTGGTGTGCCGTGTTCGCGGACGGTGTGGTCTACCAGTACGGTTCGCGGCCACCGATCGCCGTGTCCTGGGACGAGATCACCGGATGCCGGCGCCATGCGACGCAGCACGAACGCAACGGGGTCACCATGTCGACCACGCACTCCGTGTACGTCCAGACGCCGGCCGGCAACTTCATGGTGTCGGGCGACACACCCGAGGCGCAGCACCTGGGCACCCTCATCGCGGACGGCTGGCTCGCGGTACGGAGCCAGAGCGCGGAGGAGGACGCGAGGGCACGACTGGCCGAACTCGGCACGCTGTTGGAGACCGGGGGACGGGCGGCATTCGGCCCCTTCACGGTGAGCCTGGCCGGGCTGGAGCACGCCGGCCGGGTCCTGCCCTGGGAGAAGATCAGCGAAGTCGATCTGATGGGGTCGACCATCCACGTCCTGGTCACCGGTGAGCGCAAACCGGCGGCGCGGGAGCCGGTCTCCGACGTGGCGGACAGCGTCCTGTTCCTCACCGTCGCGGACGCCCTGCGGCGATCGGCGCGGCAACCGGCGCAGTGA
- a CDS encoding serine hydrolase domain-containing protein: protein MSLTPACRPHSRTRTRTGPRSRRGLRLSLVALLGASCLGGLLLAPAAGAAGDTVPGYGSGGSEQTLQRQLEELVGAPGGPPGVIVVLQRDRTSRVLRAGVADLETGRAIEPTDHTRIASTAKAFSGAVALSLVERGALGLDSTIGRTLPRLPRAWRSVTLRQLLNHTSGLPDYSEDPEFLELLLADPRRTFDPRRLLDFVADEPLRFRPGSRYRYSNSDNIAAALMAEAVTRRPYEELLSRLVYRPLGLTDTSLPLGYEMPEPYMHGYAVEPPAPPEDVSEALSASGVWASGGIVSTPRDLTRFIRGYAAGELTSRSVLREQRRWIEGASEPAGPGRNRAGLALFRYDTRCGVVLGHTGNFPGYTQLIAATPDGRRSLTFSLTTQVNRTLDPGLLERLRAVEENAVCELLGRRGD, encoded by the coding sequence ATGTCACTCACCCCCGCTTGCCGCCCGCACAGCCGTACGCGCACCCGTACGGGTCCTCGCTCCCGCCGCGGTCTGCGCCTGTCCCTCGTCGCTCTGCTCGGCGCGTCCTGCCTGGGTGGCCTGCTCCTGGCCCCCGCGGCGGGCGCCGCCGGCGACACCGTCCCGGGGTACGGCTCCGGCGGGAGCGAGCAGACCCTGCAACGGCAGCTCGAAGAACTGGTCGGCGCTCCCGGAGGGCCGCCAGGTGTGATCGTCGTACTGCAACGGGACCGCACGTCACGTGTCCTGCGCGCCGGGGTCGCCGACCTGGAGACCGGCCGTGCGATCGAGCCCACCGACCACACGCGGATCGCCAGTACGGCGAAGGCGTTCAGCGGAGCCGTGGCACTGAGCCTGGTGGAGCGGGGCGCGCTCGGCCTCGACAGCACCATCGGCCGCACCCTGCCCCGGCTGCCGCGCGCCTGGCGGTCGGTCACGTTGCGGCAGTTGCTGAACCACACCAGTGGCCTGCCGGACTACAGCGAGGACCCGGAGTTCCTGGAACTGCTGCTCGCGGACCCGCGCCGCACCTTCGACCCGCGCCGGCTGCTGGACTTCGTCGCGGACGAACCGCTGCGCTTCCGCCCCGGCTCCCGGTACCGGTACTCCAACTCCGACAACATCGCCGCCGCACTGATGGCGGAGGCGGTGACCCGCCGGCCGTACGAGGAACTGCTGAGCCGGCTCGTGTACCGGCCGCTCGGCCTGACCGACACCAGCCTGCCGCTGGGTTACGAGATGCCGGAGCCGTACATGCACGGCTACGCCGTCGAGCCGCCCGCGCCGCCGGAGGACGTCAGTGAAGCGCTGAGCGCGTCCGGTGTCTGGGCCTCGGGCGGGATCGTCTCCACCCCGCGTGACCTGACCCGGTTCATCCGCGGCTACGCCGCCGGGGAGCTGACGTCGAGATCCGTTCTGCGCGAGCAGCGCCGCTGGATCGAGGGGGCGTCCGAACCGGCCGGCCCGGGCCGCAACAGAGCGGGACTCGCCCTCTTCCGATACGACACCCGCTGCGGGGTGGTGCTGGGGCACACCGGGAACTTCCCCGGCTACACCCAGCTGATCGCCGCGACCCCCGACGGCCGCAGATCCCTCACCTTCTCGCTCACCACCCAGGTGAACAGGACACTCGACCCCGGCCTCCTGGAGCGGCTCCGCGCGGTCGAGGAGAACGCGGTCTGCGAACTGCTCGGCCGAAGAGGCGACTGA
- a CDS encoding expansin EXLX1 family cellulose-binding protein produces MAARSHRSSPRPKRRTALISVAAVAAAGLAASLVIAFGPDRGSDTEAAGKVGAAPVATTSEATAPSSEAPKRKPSATPSKSPSPSPSKSGPTRSATATTEPTPPSPAATRQGGSASGQLAGRIRPGVEHQGIATFYDSDGSGACSYDPSDDVMTAAMNTTDYEVSKACGAYVRVRAAGGAAITVRITNVCPAPCKPGQLDLSAQAFAKLATPSQGQIPITWSLVSPDTSERISIRYKTGSSQYWCGIQVIGHRNPVARLEVRAGGAWTRLPRTDYNYFLSEQGGGCGGALRITDIYGEQLTVDGPAVRPNIVQPTGVQFTAR; encoded by the coding sequence GTGGCAGCCCGTTCCCATCGCTCCTCCCCCCGGCCCAAGCGGCGCACCGCCCTCATATCCGTCGCCGCTGTCGCGGCCGCCGGACTCGCCGCGTCGCTCGTCATCGCCTTCGGCCCCGACCGCGGAAGCGACACCGAGGCCGCCGGGAAGGTCGGCGCCGCACCCGTCGCCACCACCTCCGAGGCGACCGCCCCCTCTTCCGAGGCACCGAAGCGGAAACCCTCCGCCACGCCCTCGAAGTCCCCGTCCCCGTCGCCCTCGAAGTCCGGACCCACCCGGTCGGCGACCGCGACCACCGAGCCCACCCCGCCATCACCCGCCGCCACCCGGCAGGGCGGATCCGCCTCGGGACAGCTGGCCGGGCGGATCCGTCCCGGGGTCGAACACCAGGGGATCGCCACCTTCTACGACTCCGACGGCAGCGGAGCCTGCTCGTACGACCCCAGTGACGACGTCATGACGGCGGCGATGAACACCACCGACTACGAGGTCTCCAAGGCCTGCGGGGCTTACGTGCGCGTCCGCGCGGCGGGCGGCGCCGCCATCACCGTCCGGATCACCAACGTATGCCCGGCGCCCTGCAAGCCCGGCCAACTCGACCTCAGCGCACAGGCCTTCGCCAAGCTGGCCACCCCCTCCCAGGGCCAGATCCCGATCACCTGGAGTCTGGTCAGCCCGGACACGTCCGAGCGGATCTCGATCCGGTACAAGACGGGTTCCAGCCAGTACTGGTGCGGCATTCAGGTGATCGGTCACCGCAACCCGGTGGCCCGCCTGGAGGTCCGCGCCGGCGGGGCCTGGACCCGACTGCCCCGCACCGATTACAACTACTTCCTCTCCGAGCAGGGCGGCGGGTGCGGTGGCGCGCTCAGGATCACCGACATCTACGGGGAGCAGCTGACCGTCGACGGGCCTGCGGTACGGCCGAACATCGTGCAGCCCACCGGGGTGCAGTTCACCGCGCGCTGA
- a CDS encoding SDR family NAD(P)-dependent oxidoreductase: protein MSRPVTVVTGGSRGIGAATCLRLAADGHDVVVGYVHDGAAAEWIATGARANGARCVTVRADTAVEADVDRLFETAADRIGPVTGLVNNAGVTGPFGRLADTDTEVLRRVVEVNLLGVLLCSRRAAKVMTAAGGGVIVNVSSAAATLGSPGEYVHYAATKAAVDALTTGLAKELGPDGIRVNAVAPGVIDTEIHARMGDPERADRIAASVPLRRPGRADEIASAIAWLMSPEASYTTGAVLRVSGGR from the coding sequence ATGTCACGACCGGTCACGGTGGTCACGGGTGGGAGCCGGGGGATCGGCGCCGCGACCTGCCTGCGGCTCGCGGCGGACGGGCACGACGTGGTCGTGGGCTACGTGCACGACGGGGCGGCCGCCGAGTGGATCGCGACGGGGGCGCGGGCGAACGGGGCGCGCTGTGTCACGGTCAGGGCGGACACCGCGGTGGAGGCCGACGTGGACCGCCTGTTCGAGACGGCGGCCGACCGGATCGGACCGGTGACGGGGCTGGTCAACAACGCCGGGGTGACCGGCCCGTTCGGGAGGCTGGCGGACACCGACACGGAGGTGCTGCGGCGGGTGGTCGAGGTCAACCTCCTCGGCGTGCTGCTGTGTTCGCGGCGGGCGGCCAAGGTGATGACGGCCGCGGGGGGCGGCGTCATCGTGAACGTGTCCTCGGCGGCGGCCACGCTGGGCAGCCCCGGCGAGTACGTCCACTACGCGGCGACCAAGGCCGCGGTCGACGCGCTGACGACGGGGCTCGCGAAGGAACTCGGGCCGGACGGCATCCGGGTCAACGCGGTGGCGCCCGGGGTGATCGACACGGAGATCCACGCGCGGATGGGGGACCCGGAGCGCGCCGACCGTATCGCCGCGTCCGTACCGCTGCGGCGCCCCGGCCGCGCCGACGAGATCGCCTCGGCCATCGCCTGGCTCATGTCCCCGGAGGCGTCGTACACCACGGGTGCGGTGCTGCGGGTGTCGGGCGGTCGCTGA
- a CDS encoding chloramphenicol phosphotransferase CPT family protein — protein sequence MNPARRAPAAAEADEPEGGTGGLIIFLNGTSSSGKSSIAAELLHILDEPSFHIPVDAFHAMRTGRRIPPERLAGVLHDTWRGYHRAIAGMAAAGNLVVMDHVLSAEWRLRDCLDLFVPQDVVFVGVHCPRAELERRERQRGDRPPGLAARQLAQVHAHGLYDVECDTSRADPPRCAARIKAFLSDRPTPTAFQRLRDERDTGRLTAPRTRARGTA from the coding sequence GTGAACCCCGCCCGGCGAGCCCCGGCCGCCGCCGAGGCCGACGAGCCGGAGGGCGGCACCGGCGGCCTGATCATCTTCCTGAACGGCACGTCCAGTTCGGGCAAGTCGAGCATCGCGGCGGAACTGCTCCACATCCTCGACGAACCGTCCTTCCACATCCCGGTCGACGCGTTCCACGCCATGCGGACCGGACGGCGGATACCCCCCGAACGGCTCGCCGGCGTGCTGCACGACACCTGGCGGGGTTACCACCGCGCGATCGCCGGCATGGCCGCCGCGGGCAACCTGGTCGTCATGGACCACGTCCTGAGCGCGGAATGGCGCCTGCGGGACTGCCTCGACCTCTTCGTGCCGCAGGACGTGGTGTTCGTCGGGGTGCACTGTCCCCGCGCCGAACTGGAACGCCGCGAACGGCAGCGGGGCGACCGGCCCCCGGGACTGGCCGCGCGGCAGCTGGCCCAGGTCCACGCGCACGGCCTCTACGACGTCGAGTGCGACACGAGCCGGGCGGATCCGCCGCGATGCGCGGCCCGCATCAAGGCCTTCCTGTCCGACAGACCGACACCGACCGCGTTCCAACGCCTACGCGACGAACGGGACACCGGCCGGCTGACCGCACCCCGGACACGGGCGCGGGGAACTGCCTGA
- a CDS encoding undecaprenyl-diphosphate phosphatase yields MSWFESIILGLVQGLTEFLPVSSSAHLRLTAAFSGWEDPGAAFTAITQIGTEAAVLIYFRKDIAKIISAWSRSLFDKEMRSDNDAQMGWLVIVGSIPIGVLGVTLKDQIEGPFRDLRLTATMLIVMGIVLGVADRLAARDETGGKHRAAKERKSLEQLSVKDGLIFGLCQAMALIPGVSRSGATISGGLLMGYKREAAARYSFLLAIPAVIASGGYELKDAMEGGHVSWGPTILATVIAFFVGYAVIAWFMKFISTKSFMPFVWYRIALGIVIVVLVSMGVLSPHAGESAG; encoded by the coding sequence ATGTCTTGGTTTGAATCCATCATCCTCGGACTCGTCCAGGGGCTGACCGAATTCCTCCCCGTCTCCTCCAGCGCGCATCTGCGCCTGACCGCGGCCTTCTCCGGCTGGGAGGACCCGGGCGCGGCCTTCACCGCGATCACCCAGATCGGCACCGAGGCCGCCGTGCTGATCTACTTCCGCAAGGACATCGCCAAGATCATCTCGGCGTGGTCCCGCTCCTTGTTCGACAAGGAGATGCGCAGCGACAACGACGCCCAGATGGGCTGGCTGGTGATCGTCGGCTCCATCCCGATCGGCGTCCTCGGCGTGACGCTCAAGGACCAGATCGAGGGCCCGTTCCGCGATCTGCGCCTCACGGCGACCATGCTGATCGTCATGGGCATCGTCCTGGGCGTCGCGGACCGTCTGGCCGCGCGCGACGAGACCGGCGGCAAGCACCGCGCCGCCAAGGAGCGCAAGAGCCTCGAACAGCTCAGCGTCAAGGACGGCCTGATCTTCGGCCTCTGCCAGGCCATGGCCCTCATCCCCGGCGTCTCCCGCTCCGGCGCCACCATCAGCGGTGGCCTCCTCATGGGCTACAAGCGCGAGGCCGCGGCCCGCTACTCCTTCCTGCTCGCCATCCCGGCCGTGATCGCCTCGGGCGGCTACGAGCTGAAGGACGCGATGGAGGGCGGGCACGTCTCCTGGGGACCGACGATCTTGGCCACGGTCATCGCCTTCTTCGTGGGTTACGCGGTCATCGCGTGGTTCATGAAATTCATCTCCACCAAGAGCTTCATGCCGTTCGTCTGGTACCGCATCGCGCTCGGCATCGTGATCGTCGTCCTGGTGTCGATGGGCGTACTGAGCCCGCACGCGGGCGAGTCGGCGGGCTGA
- a CDS encoding Gfo/Idh/MocA family protein: MSTPSNDPSPAADHRPNRPPAPLAGRRVRAAIIGIGAIGGGSHLPALARLAEEGETEVVAAVDIDADAVAKFCAEHGIPHGYTDLDRMLAEQSPDLVSVCTPPTLHRDQTIAALRAGAWVWCEKPPVPTLADFDAVEAEEGADSGGPYASIVFQHRFGSGARHVRQLIAGRSLGRPLVAHCQTTWHRDTAYYAVPWRGRWATEGGGPAMGHGIHQMDLLLDLLGPWSEVRAMAGRLVHDVETEDVSTALVRFESGALATVVNSVLSPDEVSRIRIDCERATVELTHLYGHSNADWSVTPAPGTPEADAAAWRDFGEDVPSSHLAQLRELVASMRAGERPRSSGADGRTSLELIAALYKSAFTDVTVRRGEIGPGDPYYTAMHGGAPGWAPGTVQVSADATEETTA, translated from the coding sequence ATGTCCACACCCAGCAACGACCCGAGCCCGGCTGCGGACCACCGGCCGAACCGACCGCCGGCCCCGCTCGCCGGCCGGCGTGTCCGTGCGGCGATCATCGGCATCGGCGCCATCGGCGGCGGTTCCCACCTGCCCGCGCTCGCTCGGCTCGCCGAGGAGGGCGAGACCGAGGTCGTGGCGGCGGTCGACATCGATGCCGACGCGGTGGCGAAGTTCTGCGCGGAGCACGGCATCCCGCACGGCTACACCGATCTGGACCGCATGCTGGCGGAGCAGAGCCCCGACCTGGTCAGCGTCTGCACCCCGCCGACCCTGCACCGGGACCAGACGATCGCCGCGCTGCGGGCCGGCGCCTGGGTGTGGTGCGAGAAGCCGCCGGTGCCGACGCTGGCCGACTTCGACGCCGTCGAGGCGGAGGAGGGGGCGGACAGCGGGGGGCCGTACGCCTCGATCGTCTTCCAGCACCGCTTCGGCTCCGGTGCGCGGCACGTACGGCAGCTGATCGCCGGGCGGAGCCTCGGGCGCCCGCTCGTCGCGCACTGCCAGACCACCTGGCACCGGGACACCGCCTACTACGCCGTGCCCTGGCGCGGTCGTTGGGCGACGGAGGGCGGCGGGCCCGCGATGGGGCACGGCATCCACCAGATGGACCTGCTGCTCGATCTGCTCGGCCCGTGGAGCGAGGTCCGGGCGATGGCAGGCCGGCTGGTCCACGACGTGGAGACCGAGGACGTCTCCACGGCCCTCGTGCGCTTCGAGAGCGGCGCCCTGGCGACCGTCGTCAACAGCGTCCTCAGCCCCGACGAGGTCAGCCGCATCCGCATCGACTGCGAGCGCGCCACCGTCGAACTGACCCATCTGTACGGCCACTCCAACGCCGACTGGTCCGTCACCCCCGCCCCGGGCACCCCGGAGGCCGACGCGGCGGCCTGGCGGGACTTCGGCGAGGACGTGCCCAGCTCGCACCTGGCGCAGCTGCGTGAACTCGTGGCGAGCATGCGGGCCGGCGAGCGGCCGCGCAGCAGCGGCGCCGACGGGCGTACGAGCCTGGAGCTGATCGCCGCGCTGTACAAGTCCGCGTTCACCGATGTGACCGTGCGGCGCGGCGAGATCGGGCCCGGTGATCCGTACTACACCGCCATGCACGGCGGCGCCCCCGGGTGGGCGCCCGGAACCGTCCAGGTGTCCGCCGACGCGACCGAGGAGACCACGGCATGA
- a CDS encoding PmoA family protein — MTFHDGLRVVHAHGDRITVTEPATGVELLSYVYRPEAAWEAPKPYLHPVRTLAGDVVTDFRPNDHRWHKGLQLTASHLSGQNLWGGNSYVHGEGYLPLPERVGSMAHAGFDVVESDGERVVIAERLTWHPHTGELWADEERRIEIHDVDTESGSWALTWTSAITNRRDEPLLFGSPTTAGREMAGYTGLFWRGPRAFRDGRIIGPDSAGPDLMGEQAAWLAYSGEHDGTDGHATLVFAHAPENDHTGAGGAHPAHWFVRNEPFAAVAPSWAFYDELALAPGDTLTRRYRVVVADGAWEREEIAKYLEAHPW; from the coding sequence ATGACCTTCCACGACGGGCTGCGCGTCGTCCACGCCCACGGGGACCGGATCACGGTCACCGAACCCGCCACCGGTGTGGAGCTGTTGAGCTACGTCTACCGGCCGGAGGCCGCCTGGGAGGCGCCGAAGCCGTATCTGCACCCGGTCCGGACGCTGGCCGGGGACGTCGTCACCGACTTCCGGCCCAACGACCACCGCTGGCACAAGGGGCTGCAGCTGACGGCCTCGCACCTGTCGGGCCAGAACCTGTGGGGCGGCAACTCGTACGTGCACGGCGAGGGGTATCTGCCGCTCCCGGAGCGGGTCGGTTCGATGGCGCACGCCGGCTTCGACGTCGTCGAGTCGGACGGCGAGCGGGTCGTGATCGCCGAGCGGCTGACCTGGCACCCGCACACGGGTGAGCTGTGGGCCGACGAGGAGCGCCGGATCGAGATCCACGACGTGGACACCGAGTCGGGTTCCTGGGCGCTGACATGGACGAGCGCGATCACCAACCGCCGCGACGAGCCGCTGCTGTTCGGCAGCCCCACGACCGCCGGGCGCGAGATGGCGGGCTACACGGGGCTGTTCTGGCGCGGCCCGCGTGCCTTCCGGGACGGGCGGATCATCGGGCCCGACTCCGCGGGACCCGACCTGATGGGGGAGCAGGCCGCCTGGCTGGCCTACTCGGGCGAGCACGACGGCACCGACGGACACGCCACGCTCGTCTTCGCGCACGCGCCCGAGAACGACCACACGGGAGCCGGGGGCGCCCACCCGGCGCACTGGTTCGTCCGCAACGAGCCCTTCGCCGCAGTCGCCCCCTCCTGGGCCTTCTACGACGAGCTGGCGCTGGCTCCCGGTGACACGCTCACCCGTCGCTACCGGGTCGTCGTGGCGGACGGGGCCTGGGAACGGGAGGAGATCGCCAAGTACCTGGAGGCGCACCCGTGGTGA